A genomic segment from Diceros bicornis minor isolate mBicDic1 chromosome 5, mDicBic1.mat.cur, whole genome shotgun sequence encodes:
- the LOC131405532 gene encoding LOW QUALITY PROTEIN: olfactory receptor 4K17-like (The sequence of the model RefSeq protein was modified relative to this genomic sequence to represent the inferred CDS: substituted 1 base at 1 genomic stop codon), which yields MESREQLNQSQVSEFILLGLINSQDIQFLLFALFSIIYVVTVSGNLLIVVTVFYIPNLNTPMYLLLENLSFVDMTLASFATPKMIVNLVKKHKTISFAGSFTQIFLFHLLGGVEMVLLVSMAYDRXVAICKPLHYMTIMNKKVCVLLVGISWFLGLLHSGLQIPFVVNLPFCGPNVVDSIFCDLPLVTELACVDTYIVQIVIVANSGMISLSCFIILLISYSLILITIRSHSSTGQSKAHSTLTAHITVVILFFGPCIFIYIWPFSNHPVDKFLAMFYTIVTPILNPIIYTLRNKEMKTTMKKLWSAFMSSREVSVVSLVIKSFPF from the exons ATGGAGTCCAGGGAACAATTAAATCAGTCCCAAGTGTCAGAATTCATTTTGCTGGGACTGATCAACTCCCAAGATATACAGTTTCTTCTCTTTGCACTCTTCTCCATTATCTATGTGGTCACCGTTTCGGGTAACCTTCTCATTGTGGTCACAGTGTTTTACATCCCAAACCTGAACACCCCCATGTACCTTCTCCTTGAGAACCTCTCCTTTGTGGATATGACCCTTGCATCCTTTGCCACCCCTAAGATGATTGTGAACTTGGTAAAAAAGCATAAGACCATTTCCTTTGCTGGATCCTTCACACAGATCTTTCTCTTTCACTTACTGGGTGGAGTTGAAATGGTACTTTTGGTCTCCATGGCATATGACAGATAGGTGGCTATTTGTAAGCCCCTACATTATATGACCATCATGAACAagaaggtgtgtgttttgctggTAGGGATCTCATGGTTCTTAGGTCTCCTTCATTCAGGGCTTCAGATACCCTTTGTTGTGAACCTGCCTTTCTGTGGTCCCAATGTAGTGGACAGCATTTTCTGTGATCTCCCTCTGGTTACTGAGCTTGCCTGTGTAGATACCTATATTGTACAGATAGTCATTGTTGCCAATAGTGGGATGATCTCTCTGAGCTGCTTCATTATTTTGCTTATCTCCTACAGTCTGATCCTCATAACCATTAGGAGCCACTCTTCTACTGGGCAGTCCAAAGCCCATTCCACTTTGACTGCTCACATCACAGTGGTGATTCTCTTCTTTGGTCCATGCATCTTCATCTACATCTGGCCCTTCAGCAACCACCCTGTGGATAAGTTCCTTGCTATGTTTTACACCATTGTCACCCCTATCTTGAACCCAATTATCTACACtctgagaaacaaagaaatgaagacaacCATGAAGAAACTGTGGAGTGCTTTTATGAGCTCTAGAGAGG TTTCTGTCGTTAGTTTAGTGAtaaaatcatttccattttaa